One genomic region from Sulfurimonas sp. encodes:
- the gltX gene encoding glutamate--tRNA ligase, with protein sequence MVVTRFAPSPTGYLHIGGLRTALFSYLWAKKNGGEFVLRIEDTDKARNSQEATDAILKAFEWLGLKHDGEITYQSQRDEIYAKYIKQLLDEGKAYKCYMSKEELTELREIQMANKQRTKYNGKYRDFDGIPPEGEEPVIRIKAPLSGEILVHDGVKGDVSFQAEDILDDFVIARADGAPTYNFVVAIDDYLMGINEVIRGDDHLSNTPKQIVVYEALGFPLPKFYHVPMIHNSKGKKLSKRDGATDVMDYKEMGYTPEALLNFLVRLGWSHGDQEIFSMDEMQELFNPKDINKSASIYNTEKLDWLNSHYIKNTPNAKLAELLLDYDLVLTSHDKKEILLDALKERAKTLKELANLTKEILTTPTSYDEKSVKKAFKGEAISVLNAFGAKLTACEDCHLPSDYHHLMENVVNEMEIGFGKIGQPLRVALLGKMSGPGLDDVMAILGKDETMLRIANIITKLN encoded by the coding sequence ATGGTTGTTACTCGTTTTGCTCCTTCTCCTACTGGTTATCTTCATATTGGTGGTTTACGAACTGCTCTATTCTCTTACCTTTGGGCTAAGAAAAATGGCGGAGAGTTCGTACTTCGTATCGAAGATACAGACAAAGCAAGAAACTCACAAGAAGCTACAGATGCAATACTAAAAGCTTTTGAGTGGCTTGGTTTAAAGCATGATGGCGAAATAACTTACCAGTCACAGCGTGATGAGATTTATGCAAAGTATATAAAACAACTTTTAGATGAAGGTAAAGCTTATAAATGTTACATGTCAAAAGAGGAGCTAACAGAGCTTCGTGAAATTCAAATGGCAAATAAACAGCGCACAAAATATAATGGAAAATATCGTGATTTTGATGGAATTCCTCCAGAGGGCGAAGAGCCTGTTATCCGAATAAAAGCACCTCTAAGTGGAGAAATTTTAGTTCATGATGGAGTAAAAGGCGATGTGTCTTTTCAAGCAGAAGATATCTTAGATGATTTTGTAATAGCAAGAGCCGATGGTGCACCTACTTATAACTTTGTAGTAGCAATAGATGATTATTTAATGGGCATAAATGAGGTGATTCGTGGAGATGACCACCTTTCAAATACTCCTAAACAGATAGTAGTTTATGAAGCACTAGGCTTTCCTCTTCCTAAATTTTACCATGTACCTATGATTCACAACTCAAAAGGTAAAAAACTTAGCAAACGCGATGGGGCTACTGATGTTATGGACTATAAAGAGATGGGTTATACTCCAGAGGCTCTTTTAAACTTTTTAGTTCGTCTTGGTTGGAGTCATGGTGACCAAGAGATATTTAGCATGGATGAGATGCAAGAACTTTTTAACCCAAAAGATATAAACAAATCAGCATCTATTTATAATACTGAAAAACTTGACTGGTTAAATTCTCATTATATAAAAAATACTCCAAACGCAAAATTAGCGGAGCTTCTTTTAGATTATGATTTAGTTTTAACTTCACATGATAAAAAAGAGATTTTACTAGATGCACTAAAAGAAAGAGCAAAAACACTAAAAGAGTTAGCGAATTTAACAAAAGAGATACTTACAACTCCAACTTCTTATGATGAAAAGTCTGTTAAAAAAGCTTTTAAAGGAGAAGCCATCTCAGTTTTAAATGCTTTTGGAGCAAAACTTACAGCTTGTGAGGATTGTCATCTTCCTAGCGATTACCATCACTTAATGGAGAATGTTGTAAACGAGATGGAGATAGGTTTTGGAAAAATTGGTCAACCTCTTCGTGTAGCACTTCTTGGTAAAATGAGTGGTCCTGGGCTTGATGATGTTATGGCAATTTTAGGTAAAGATGAAACTATGCTAAGAATTGCAAATATAATTACAAAACTAAACTAA
- a CDS encoding diguanylate cyclase, producing MNIFNNLDTFIELITDLAFFKNMDDVYTHCNEAYLSFVGKTREEIIGKRGFEIYSNENASKIQKNDYEILATNRSKTFEEAFINKDKSISYFYITKQVLHNDLGEKLGLFCIARNITAEKEYQLIYEDNKLLLEYIAKHNDISLILNKIVNLAEDRNKDSKCSILLLNKSKRNLFTGASPSLPDFYNEAINGVEIGEKIGSCGSAVYKKQRVIVENINTHENWQGYLELTKKANLHACWSEPIFSSGDEILGSFAMYSSKVNAPSDFELKLISSYAHLVSIAIEKDNQNKAIKESNKKLRLSEQESAQLFDNALVGLMYISQDRILLKANQHLANIFGYENPEEMVGISTRELHLSQSKFLEFGKIYFKTLIHRTNLNIEYQQKKKDGSTVWCELSGKALDEQTPADLAKGVLWTVKDITKNKKLKQKVKDRTKEIEDKNKQLQNLATKDYLTGLYNRSKIDDSIDYQIKRSKRYESIFGVIMLDIDYFKLVNDEHGHQVGDKILLEFAKVLTDVFRETDIVGRWGGEEFLIIIEDTDKKGIINLAHKIKATIERHDFPVIKRKTVSIGVTIYHKNENINELIQRVDKALYKAKNSGRNQVQYL from the coding sequence ATGAATATTTTTAATAATCTAGATACTTTCATTGAGTTGATAACAGATTTAGCTTTTTTTAAAAATATGGATGATGTATATACTCATTGCAATGAAGCCTATTTAAGTTTTGTCGGTAAAACTAGAGAAGAAATTATTGGAAAGAGAGGCTTTGAGATATATTCAAATGAAAATGCTAGTAAAATTCAAAAAAATGACTATGAGATATTAGCGACTAATAGAAGTAAAACTTTTGAAGAGGCTTTCATCAATAAAGATAAGTCTATTAGTTATTTTTACATTACAAAACAAGTATTACATAATGACTTAGGGGAAAAACTTGGACTTTTTTGTATTGCAAGAAATATTACTGCAGAAAAAGAGTATCAGTTAATCTATGAAGATAATAAGCTACTCCTAGAGTATATTGCTAAGCATAACGACATATCTCTAATCCTCAATAAAATAGTAAACCTGGCAGAAGATAGAAACAAAGATTCCAAGTGTTCTATCCTTTTGTTAAATAAAAGTAAAAGAAATCTATTTACTGGAGCTTCTCCAAGTCTACCTGATTTTTATAATGAAGCCATCAATGGTGTAGAAATCGGTGAAAAGATAGGTTCATGTGGAAGTGCAGTCTATAAAAAACAAAGAGTTATAGTTGAGAATATTAATACGCATGAAAACTGGCAAGGATATTTAGAGTTAACCAAAAAAGCAAATCTACATGCTTGCTGGTCTGAACCTATATTTTCTTCAGGAGATGAGATTCTTGGTAGCTTCGCTATGTACAGTAGTAAAGTAAATGCTCCGAGTGACTTTGAATTAAAACTGATTAGTTCTTATGCCCATTTAGTTTCAATTGCTATAGAGAAAGACAATCAGAATAAGGCGATAAAAGAGTCGAATAAGAAACTAAGACTAAGCGAACAGGAATCAGCTCAGCTTTTTGACAACGCCTTAGTTGGGCTAATGTATATTAGCCAAGATAGAATCTTATTAAAAGCCAACCAGCATCTGGCAAATATATTTGGTTATGAAAACCCTGAAGAAATGGTTGGGATTAGCACAAGAGAACTTCATTTATCCCAAAGTAAATTTTTAGAGTTTGGTAAAATTTATTTTAAAACTTTGATACATCGAACGAACTTGAATATAGAGTACCAGCAAAAGAAAAAAGATGGTTCAACGGTCTGGTGTGAACTATCTGGAAAAGCTTTGGATGAACAAACTCCTGCTGATTTAGCAAAGGGCGTTCTTTGGACAGTTAAAGATATAACAAAGAATAAAAAACTTAAACAAAAGGTAAAAGATAGAACAAAAGAGATAGAAGATAAAAACAAACAATTACAAAATTTAGCAACCAAGGACTATTTAACTGGTTTATATAATCGTTCAAAAATAGATGACTCTATAGATTATCAAATTAAACGCTCAAAACGCTATGAAAGTATTTTTGGTGTGATTATGCTGGATATTGATTACTTTAAATTAGTAAATGACGAACATGGACACCAAGTGGGAGATAAGATTTTATTAGAGTTTGCTAAAGTGCTTACAGATGTATTTAGAGAAACGGATATAGTAGGTAGATGGGGTGGAGAAGAGTTTCTTATTATCATCGAAGATACAGACAAAAAAGGTATTATAAATCTAGCACATAAGATAAAAGCGACTATTGAGAGGCATGATTTTCCTGTTATAAAACGAAAGACAGTGAGTATAGGTGTAACAATTTATCATAAAAATGAAAATATAAATGAGCTTATACAGAGAGTTGACAAAGCACTTTATAAAGCAAAGAATAGTGGTAGGAATCAAGTTCAATATCTATAA
- a CDS encoding ATP-binding protein, producing the protein MKPILQKLSKQWLSKRTPNFYRTLYDDIDFNSKIIGIKGSRGSGKTTLLHQYAKNSKLKASQTLYISCDSPVMAGENLFDIATEFEQYGGKLLLIDEIHKSVDFSSHIKSIYDFLTIKVIFTGSSAMIISHETADLSRRASMHYLPPMSLREFISLKENIKLPSYSLEDLIDNHEDISFEILQVIKPLEQYSNYIKYGAYPFFNESIVDYPMRLQEVINTTIESDLAKIFNIDNDKQSVLKRVLGMLCSTSPYEISKSKLSKDTQISWSTLSKYLTYMKEGDLIHLIDAPQNHKRLNKAQKMLLNNPNLFHVLCADPNIGSIRESYFISQLNHIHQLHYHDKGDFIVDEKYIFEIGGATKGDKQLDNATNSFVVRDEIETGYSNVIPLWLFGFLY; encoded by the coding sequence ATGAAACCTATACTACAAAAACTTTCAAAACAATGGTTATCTAAACGAACACCAAATTTTTATAGAACTCTTTATGATGATATAGATTTTAACAGTAAAATAATTGGTATAAAAGGTAGCCGTGGTTCTGGTAAAACTACCCTACTTCATCAATATGCAAAAAATTCTAAATTAAAAGCTAGTCAAACACTATATATAAGTTGTGATAGTCCAGTAATGGCCGGAGAAAATCTATTTGATATTGCCACTGAGTTTGAGCAATATGGTGGAAAATTATTGCTTATTGATGAGATACACAAATCAGTTGATTTTAGTTCACACATTAAATCTATTTATGATTTTTTAACTATTAAAGTCATATTTACTGGTTCCTCAGCGATGATTATTAGTCATGAAACAGCTGACTTATCACGCAGAGCTTCCATGCATTACCTTCCACCAATGTCACTACGAGAGTTTATATCTTTAAAAGAAAATATAAAACTACCATCATATTCTCTTGAAGATTTAATAGATAATCATGAAGATATAAGCTTTGAGATACTACAAGTTATCAAACCACTTGAACAATATTCAAATTATATAAAATATGGAGCTTACCCATTTTTTAATGAGTCCATCGTTGATTATCCTATGCGATTACAAGAAGTAATCAATACTACAATTGAATCAGACTTAGCAAAAATATTTAATATAGACAACGATAAACAAAGTGTATTAAAACGAGTTTTAGGAATGTTATGCTCAACTTCTCCATATGAAATAAGCAAATCTAAACTTTCTAAAGATACGCAAATATCTTGGTCAACACTTTCAAAATATTTAACATACATGAAAGAAGGTGATTTAATTCATCTCATAGATGCTCCTCAAAATCATAAACGACTAAATAAGGCACAAAAAATGTTGTTAAACAACCCAAACCTATTTCATGTTCTATGTGCAGATCCAAATATCGGATCAATTAGAGAAAGTTATTTCATATCCCAATTAAATCATATACATCAATTACACTATCATGATAAAGGTGATTTTATTGTTGATGAAAAATATATTTTTGAGATAGGTGGAGCAACAAAGGGAGATAAACAATTAGATAATGCTACAAATAGCTTTGTAGTACGAGATGAAATTGAAACTGGTTATTCAAATGTAATCCCGCTTTGGTTATTTGGATTTTTGTATTGA
- a CDS encoding ATP-binding protein: MLEELFIKSRDFININNQEYKRYFVKTKKLEHRLSVIIGSRGIGKTTTVAQYINNNYKENEALYINLDDIENTSKYTMTQVAEEFVLNGGKLLCFDEIHKYENWSAELKNIYDRFDKLKIIATGSSALQINKGSHDLSRRAIVYNMVGMSFREFLELHHGYKFDEISLEDVVINHIEIATNIKNIIEKNDQKIIPLFKNYLKHGYYPYFLSMPNEVLFFQTLQQNINVSIESDLLNIYPTLNGNSIKKIKMLLSVIIKSVPFEPKMSELKKAADIKDDRTLKDYLSKLDDAGLIKLLMQNALSMRAFDKPEKIFLANPNLMYTKEPNIGNLRETFFVNQLDNYYKNRQSLNDEGIFASKQGDFYCEEKYTFEVGGKNKGFHQIKDIPNSYVASDDLEVGIGNKVALWLFGFLY; encoded by the coding sequence AAAATTAGAACATAGATTATCTGTTATTATTGGTTCACGAGGTATTGGAAAAACAACAACAGTTGCTCAATACATAAATAATAATTATAAAGAAAATGAAGCCTTATATATAAATCTTGATGATATTGAGAATACTTCAAAATATACTATGACTCAAGTTGCAGAGGAGTTTGTTTTAAATGGTGGTAAGCTTCTTTGTTTTGATGAGATTCATAAGTATGAAAACTGGTCGGCTGAACTCAAAAATATCTATGATAGATTTGATAAGTTAAAGATAATAGCTACAGGAAGTTCTGCCTTACAGATAAATAAAGGGAGTCATGATTTAAGTAGGCGTGCTATAGTTTATAATATGGTAGGAATGAGTTTTAGAGAGTTTTTAGAGCTTCATCATGGATATAAATTTGATGAGATTAGTTTAGAAGATGTAGTAATAAATCATATAGAAATAGCTACAAATATTAAAAATATCATAGAAAAAAATGACCAAAAAATTATACCATTATTTAAAAACTATTTAAAGCATGGATATTATCCTTATTTTTTATCTATGCCAAATGAAGTTTTATTTTTTCAAACATTACAACAAAATATAAATGTATCTATAGAAAGTGATCTTTTAAATATCTATCCAACGCTAAATGGTAACAGCATAAAAAAAATCAAGATGCTTTTATCTGTTATTATTAAAAGTGTGCCATTTGAACCTAAGATGAGTGAGCTTAAAAAAGCAGCAGATATTAAAGATGATAGAACATTAAAGGATTATTTATCTAAGCTTGATGATGCCGGACTTATTAAACTTTTGATGCAAAATGCGTTAAGCATGAGAGCCTTTGATAAACCAGAAAAAATATTTTTGGCAAATCCAAACTTGATGTACACAAAAGAGCCAAATATAGGAAACCTACGAGAGACATTTTTTGTAAATCAATTAGATAATTATTATAAAAACAGACAATCTCTAAATGATGAAGGAATCTTTGCAAGTAAACAAGGTGATTTTTATTGTGAAGAGAAATATACTTTTGAAGTAGGCGGAAAAAATAAAGGTTTTCATCAGATTAAAGATATACCAAACTCCTATGTTGCTAGTGATGATTTAGAAGTTGGTATTGGCAATAAAGTTGCACTTTGGTTATTTGGATTTTTGTATTGA
- a CDS encoding diguanylate cyclase, whose protein sequence is MFVVAFFYIPFHLKRKIDTLEQTLLEHQTLLNLSSAILLRWHNDSASTIYYVSQNIHQLIGCTKQELESKALSFSHCIYEDDINRVLHDMQNAIEKKLLTFRHQPYRVVTKTACVKWVQNHTLLLRDANDNIVSFVGYLTDITELKNSELRLKHLSQTDQLTKIPNRMYIDAQLKKQYSYFCRNEQECSILLIDIDFFKYVNDTYGHIQGDAVLVEFAQLLKNSIREGDHLGRWGGEEFLIVLPHTNKTQANALAHKLLSTIAEHRFVVLEHLSASFGVSSFIDELSCIELLDATDKALYAAKAKGRNCVVCT, encoded by the coding sequence ATGTTTGTAGTTGCTTTTTTTTACATCCCTTTTCATCTTAAAAGAAAAATAGACACACTAGAACAAACTCTTTTAGAGCATCAGACACTTCTAAACTTGAGCAGTGCAATCTTACTTCGCTGGCACAATGACTCTGCATCTACCATTTACTATGTTTCGCAAAACATTCACCAGCTCATAGGTTGCACAAAACAAGAGCTAGAGTCAAAAGCTCTGAGTTTTTCTCACTGCATCTACGAAGACGACATAAACCGTGTTTTGCACGACATGCAAAATGCCATAGAAAAAAAACTACTTACCTTTAGGCATCAGCCCTACCGAGTAGTGACTAAAACTGCCTGTGTCAAGTGGGTACAAAACCACACTCTACTCTTGCGAGATGCCAACGACAACATTGTGAGTTTTGTTGGTTACCTCACAGACATCACGGAGTTAAAAAACAGTGAACTCAGACTAAAGCATCTATCGCAAACTGACCAACTCACCAAAATACCAAACAGAATGTACATAGATGCACAACTCAAAAAACAGTACTCCTACTTTTGCAGAAACGAACAGGAATGTAGCATCTTACTCATAGATATAGATTTTTTCAAATATGTAAACGACACATATGGACACATTCAAGGGGATGCTGTTCTTGTAGAGTTTGCACAACTTCTAAAAAACTCCATAAGAGAAGGCGACCATCTAGGAAGATGGGGAGGAGAAGAGTTTCTCATAGTACTTCCACATACAAACAAAACTCAAGCAAATGCTCTAGCTCATAAACTACTTTCTACCATAGCAGAGCATAGGTTTGTTGTTTTAGAGCATCTTAGTGCTAGCTTTGGAGTGAGTAGCTTCATAGATGAGCTAAGTTGTATTGAGCTATTAGATGCAACTGACAAAGCTCTTTATGCTGCAAAAGCAAAGGGAAGGAACTGTGTTGTTTGCACTTAA
- a CDS encoding peptidylprolyl isomerase, which yields MQKIFLTLMFAITLNAQVIGGVAVVVKGEAITTYDIKKEMKTSKTSEKKATNTLIRKVLEKQEIKERKLSVSSGEVYDDIKQTAKRNQMSVDDFYEAVRNANGLSSSQLKEKIKERLLSQKLYSAIAYAGVSQPKEDEIKAYFESHKDSFDHPSAFEVVIYQTKDRKKLLQKTKDPMFYSPDISAINQTLPYDNISPELASLLERTPVNNYTAVVPDGKSGYMTFYIKATKSPKEMGFENVQTQIVNMIMAEQREQVLGDYFARLRHNADVKMIRTVK from the coding sequence ATGCAAAAAATATTTTTAACTCTTATGTTCGCTATAACTTTAAATGCTCAAGTTATTGGAGGTGTTGCTGTAGTCGTTAAAGGCGAGGCTATAACTACTTATGATATTAAAAAAGAGATGAAAACATCTAAAACAAGTGAAAAAAAAGCAACAAATACTTTAATAAGAAAAGTTTTGGAAAAACAAGAAATAAAAGAGAGAAAACTTAGTGTGAGTAGTGGTGAAGTTTATGATGACATAAAACAAACCGCAAAACGAAATCAAATGAGTGTAGATGATTTTTATGAAGCAGTTAGAAATGCAAATGGGCTTAGCTCATCACAATTAAAAGAAAAAATAAAAGAAAGACTTTTATCTCAAAAACTTTACTCTGCAATAGCTTACGCTGGAGTTTCCCAGCCAAAAGAAGATGAAATAAAAGCATACTTCGAGTCACATAAAGACTCGTTTGATCATCCAAGTGCTTTTGAAGTTGTGATTTATCAAACAAAAGATAGAAAAAAACTTCTGCAAAAAACTAAAGACCCTATGTTTTATTCTCCAGATATCTCTGCAATCAATCAAACTCTTCCATACGATAATATATCCCCAGAATTAGCATCTCTACTAGAGAGAACACCTGTTAATAACTATACGGCTGTTGTTCCTGATGGAAAGAGCGGATACATGACTTTTTATATTAAAGCAACTAAATCACCAAAAGAGATGGGATTTGAGAATGTTCAAACTCAGATTGTAAATATGATTATGGCTGAGCAAAGAGAACAAGTTTTGGGTGACTATTTTGCAAGACTTCGTCATAACGCTGATGTAAAGATGATTAGAACAGTTAAATAA
- a CDS encoding sensor domain-containing diguanylate cyclase, with the protein MKSKYKIIYIIAFLLLFLSISLSVVNYVVSLKSTQDQLENSSLPLSTDNIYSEIQTHLIKPTLIASMMAQDTFVIDWLKSQEEDEEKIKSFLESIKNKYNMSTVFLASQSTQNYYLSRGFIEKMNRKNRTNNWYYEFKDEAASYEVNIDFNENINNSMFMFINYKIFDKKFHMLGVTGVGLEVSYIDEMLKKFREFYKFKVFFVNKNGDIILYERGVNELRNLKNDESLYQHKDELLTSENNTLKYKDKKGSDYLIHSKYIPELNLYLFVQAKISDFTGDVLKTFYINLVLSLIIAVIIVYIIATMIRSHSIKLENLANIDELTNLPNRRVFDDKMTQLLLVNERKPISMSILFFDIDDFKKINDTFGHHIGDKVLVRIAQILRENVRESDIYARWGGEEFIVTFINSSLDQSETIAQKLRTSIEMDEDLSLLLDSCVTASFGLTQVEEKDSLESILKRVDTLLYKAKKEGKNRVLLV; encoded by the coding sequence ATGAAATCTAAATACAAAATAATATACATAATCGCATTTTTACTCCTCTTTTTAAGCATAAGTCTTTCAGTTGTAAATTATGTAGTATCACTTAAAAGCACTCAAGACCAACTTGAAAACTCATCTCTTCCTCTTAGTACAGATAATATTTATAGTGAAATTCAAACACATCTGATAAAGCCTACTCTTATCGCTTCTATGATGGCTCAAGATACTTTTGTAATAGATTGGTTAAAGAGTCAAGAAGAAGATGAAGAAAAAATAAAATCTTTCTTAGAATCAATAAAAAATAAATATAACATGTCAACTGTTTTTTTAGCTTCACAAAGTACTCAAAATTATTATTTATCTCGTGGGTTTATAGAGAAGATGAATAGGAAAAATAGAACAAATAATTGGTACTATGAATTTAAAGATGAGGCTGCTTCTTATGAAGTAAATATTGATTTTAATGAAAATATAAATAATTCCATGTTTATGTTTATAAATTATAAAATATTTGATAAAAAGTTTCATATGTTAGGTGTAACTGGCGTAGGCTTGGAAGTTTCATATATCGATGAGATGTTAAAGAAATTTCGTGAATTTTATAAATTTAAAGTATTTTTTGTAAATAAAAATGGTGATATTATTTTATATGAGCGAGGCGTAAATGAGCTAAGAAATTTAAAAAATGATGAGAGTCTTTATCAGCATAAAGATGAGCTACTTACAAGTGAAAACAATACTTTAAAATATAAAGACAAAAAAGGTAGTGATTATTTAATCCATTCAAAATATATACCAGAACTAAACCTGTATCTTTTTGTTCAAGCAAAAATATCTGACTTTACGGGAGATGTTTTAAAAACATTTTATATAAATTTAGTCTTATCTCTAATTATAGCAGTTATTATTGTATATATTATAGCAACTATGATTCGTTCACACAGTATTAAACTTGAAAATCTTGCAAATATAGATGAGTTAACAAACTTACCAAATAGAAGAGTTTTTGATGATAAAATGACTCAATTACTACTAGTAAATGAAAGAAAACCTATTAGCATGTCAATTTTATTTTTTGATATTGATGATTTTAAAAAGATTAATGACACTTTTGGACATCACATAGGGGACAAAGTTTTAGTACGAATAGCACAAATTTTAAGAGAAAATGTAAGAGAAAGTGATATTTACGCTAGATGGGGTGGAGAAGAATTTATTGTCACTTTTATTAACTCATCACTAGATCAATCAGAAACAATAGCGCAAAAATTAAGAACTAGTATAGAGATGGATGAAGATTTAAGCTTATTGCTTGATAGTTGCGTAACAGCAAGTTTTGGGTTAACACAAGTTGAAGAAAAAGATAGCTTGGAAAGTATTTTAAAAAGGGTTGATACCCTCCTTTATAAAGCTAAAAAGGAAGGAAAGAACCGAGTGCTTTTAGTTTAG
- a CDS encoding SO_0444 family Cu/Zn efflux transporter: MENILEFFTALYDLSNAMAIYILFGLAFAGVLHELVPDSIVTKHLGKENILSVIKATIFGIPLPVCSCGVIPIASSIKKSGASKGATLSFLISTPITGVDSILATYGMFGWVFTLYRIFTSMIIAMVAGILTNYLDKEVVKEEKHQSCNSCCSSTTSTASEKKKFSLKSAIKYAFVTLLSDISKALLFGLFFGALITIAIPQNLSNILLEYSWLSYLIAISIAVPMYVCATASLPIAAALMLSGVSAGAAFVFLSAGPATNTVTIGVVKKMLGTTSLYIYLGTIIVGSVLFGLGLDFIFDINSIDVKSLIHMNEEAGFFEILSSLILWVLMLYFTAKTYFKKS, from the coding sequence ATGGAAAATATATTAGAATTTTTTACAGCACTTTATGATTTGAGCAATGCGATGGCTATCTATATCCTTTTTGGTTTAGCCTTTGCGGGAGTTTTACACGAACTAGTACCTGATTCTATCGTTACTAAGCATCTAGGTAAGGAAAATATCCTCTCTGTTATCAAAGCCACAATTTTTGGAATTCCTTTACCTGTGTGTTCTTGCGGTGTTATCCCTATTGCATCTAGTATTAAAAAGAGTGGTGCTAGTAAGGGTGCAACATTATCTTTTTTAATCTCCACTCCCATAACAGGAGTTGATTCTATTCTTGCTACTTATGGAATGTTTGGTTGGGTATTTACTCTTTACCGTATCTTTACTTCTATGATAATAGCTATGGTAGCTGGAATACTAACAAACTATTTAGATAAAGAAGTTGTAAAAGAAGAAAAACATCAAAGTTGTAATAGTTGTTGCTCTTCTACGACTTCTACTGCATCTGAGAAAAAGAAATTTTCACTAAAAAGTGCTATTAAGTATGCTTTCGTAACACTTCTATCTGACATCTCAAAAGCATTACTTTTTGGTCTTTTCTTTGGAGCCTTGATAACGATTGCCATACCTCAAAACCTAAGTAATATCTTACTTGAATACTCTTGGCTTTCATATCTAATTGCTATCTCTATTGCAGTTCCTATGTATGTTTGTGCCACAGCATCTCTGCCTATTGCAGCAGCTTTAATGCTTAGCGGAGTAAGTGCGGGAGCTGCTTTTGTATTTTTAAGTGCAGGTCCCGCAACTAACACCGTAACTATAGGTGTTGTTAAAAAAATGCTTGGAACTACATCTTTATATATTTATCTTGGAACTATTATTGTAGGAAGTGTACTATTTGGTTTAGGACTTGATTTTATCTTTGACATAAACTCCATAGATGTAAAATCTTTAATTCACATGAATGAAGAAGCAGGTTTTTTTGAGATTTTAAGTAGTTTGATTTTATGGGTTTTGATGTTATACTTTACAGCTAAAACATATTTTAAAAAGTCTTAG